Proteins encoded in a region of the Mycobacterium branderi genome:
- a CDS encoding lipocalin-like domain-containing protein, protein MGDDWRCYPFSLVPDDPMLEFPAAEGEHPGQESDTWFIAGELDGVSGRSFAFLTIFNKNRPGGSVIADFYTMALFDCDAGTYGTYTDYDMPPRNAATPKLSATADHLDIRYASSAGTGTWTTCRDDDGHLLPYTYRVDVVGVDQAGRSMGLELAVTPTRKPVPLGAAKYGGRIACFGQDDTYSYFQTRMAMTGTLRWGDAHERVSGSAGHVDRQWFPRYAGGGGTGGDPRARSHEWRTINLDNGVDLSIWRQFDRTNHNALQPFSGVTVSYPDAPPQCAEDVDVTVDSYVRWPDSIRPLVPPLSQVRYMPDRHRLTCATLQLDLTGEPLVAAPAHALPIEYMEGPYRYRGTLRGKPVSGFGFYERSLALYRDWELADIASAQLL, encoded by the coding sequence GTGGGCGACGACTGGCGCTGTTACCCGTTTTCCCTGGTGCCCGACGACCCGATGCTGGAATTCCCGGCTGCCGAAGGCGAGCACCCCGGCCAGGAGTCCGACACCTGGTTCATCGCCGGCGAACTGGATGGCGTGTCGGGCCGGTCGTTCGCGTTCCTGACCATCTTCAACAAAAACCGCCCCGGTGGATCGGTGATCGCCGACTTCTACACGATGGCGCTATTCGACTGCGACGCAGGCACATACGGCACCTACACCGACTACGACATGCCGCCGCGCAATGCGGCCACCCCGAAACTATCCGCGACGGCGGACCACCTCGACATCCGCTACGCCAGCAGCGCCGGCACCGGCACCTGGACCACCTGCCGCGACGACGACGGCCATCTGCTGCCCTACACTTACCGGGTCGACGTGGTCGGCGTGGATCAGGCGGGCCGGTCGATGGGCTTGGAGCTGGCGGTCACGCCGACCCGCAAGCCGGTTCCGCTCGGCGCAGCCAAGTACGGCGGCCGGATCGCCTGCTTCGGCCAGGACGACACGTATTCGTATTTCCAGACCCGGATGGCGATGACCGGGACGCTGCGCTGGGGCGACGCCCATGAACGTGTCAGCGGCAGCGCCGGGCACGTCGACCGGCAGTGGTTTCCGCGCTATGCCGGCGGCGGCGGGACCGGGGGAGACCCGCGTGCCCGCTCCCACGAGTGGCGCACGATCAATCTGGACAACGGCGTCGACCTGAGCATCTGGCGACAGTTCGACCGCACCAATCACAATGCGCTGCAGCCCTTCTCGGGGGTGACCGTCAGCTACCCGGACGCACCACCGCAGTGCGCCGAGGACGTCGACGTCACCGTCGACAGCTACGTCCGGTGGCCGGATTCGATCCGTCCCCTGGTGCCGCCGCTCTCGCAGGTCCGCTACATGCCCGACCGTCACCGACTCACCTGCGCCACCTTGCAACTCGACCTCACCGGCGAGCCGCTGGTGGCCGCGCCGGCGCATGCGTTGCCCATCGAATACATGGAGGGGCCGTACCGCTACCGCGGAACGCTGCGCGGAAAACCGGTGAGCGGCTTCGGGTTCTACGAGCGCTCGCTGGCGCTCTACCGGGACTGGGAACTTGCCGACATTGCGTCGGCCCAACTCTTATGA
- a CDS encoding aromatic ring-hydroxylating oxygenase subunit alpha: protein MERDQLIDLTRRAVKLARDNTTDLAPTEQTVAAREYTSLDRHDRDVAMLLASPQLVGYGSELPAPGAYCTKTVMGRSILLTRISGGSVKAFENVCLHRQSQVVSGCGTAKRFSCPYHAWTYDNTGRLVGVPGREGFPGVGVKSDGLTELPATEFAGFLWVSLQPDAELDVAAHLGPLADELDSWGIGRWSPLGEKVLDSPINWKLAVDTFSENYHFATVHRQTFATIARSNCTVFDAFGAHHRLIFPLNSILELENVPEEQWDPFQNMVVIYALFPNIVLSVTIANGELFRIYPGDKPGRSVTVHQNSTPLDTSDESVAAGAQAVFDYAHATVRDEDYRLVEGLQANLESGVRDHLLFGRNEPGLQHRHKSWADAMSASSQSR, encoded by the coding sequence ATGGAGCGCGACCAGCTGATCGACTTGACTCGACGCGCCGTCAAACTGGCGCGCGACAACACGACCGACCTGGCGCCGACGGAGCAGACCGTTGCCGCGCGGGAATACACGTCACTCGACCGCCACGACCGTGACGTCGCGATGCTGCTGGCCAGCCCTCAGCTGGTCGGCTACGGCTCCGAATTGCCGGCGCCGGGCGCATATTGCACCAAAACCGTGATGGGCCGATCAATCCTGCTGACCCGGATATCCGGCGGGTCGGTCAAGGCGTTCGAGAACGTGTGCCTGCATCGGCAGTCGCAGGTGGTGAGCGGCTGCGGCACGGCAAAGCGGTTCAGCTGCCCGTATCACGCGTGGACCTACGACAACACCGGGCGACTGGTGGGAGTGCCCGGCCGGGAGGGCTTTCCGGGGGTGGGCGTGAAATCCGACGGGCTCACCGAGTTGCCGGCCACTGAGTTCGCCGGATTCCTTTGGGTCTCACTGCAACCCGATGCCGAGCTGGACGTCGCCGCGCACCTGGGTCCGCTGGCCGACGAACTCGACTCGTGGGGCATCGGACGGTGGTCACCGCTGGGCGAGAAGGTCCTCGACTCCCCGATCAACTGGAAGCTCGCGGTCGACACCTTTTCGGAGAACTACCACTTCGCCACCGTGCACCGCCAGACCTTCGCGACGATCGCGCGTAGCAACTGCACGGTCTTCGACGCGTTCGGCGCACATCACCGGTTGATCTTCCCGCTCAACTCCATCCTCGAGTTGGAGAACGTACCCGAAGAACAGTGGGATCCGTTCCAGAACATGGTGGTGATCTACGCGCTGTTCCCCAACATCGTGCTGTCGGTGACGATCGCCAACGGTGAACTGTTCCGAATCTATCCGGGCGACAAGCCGGGCAGATCGGTTACCGTGCACCAGAATTCGACGCCGCTGGACACCTCCGACGAGTCCGTGGCGGCCGGTGCCCAGGCCGTGTTCGACTATGCGCACGCCACCGTGCGCGACGAAGACTACCGGCTGGTCGAGGGGTTACAGGCCAACCTCGAATCGGGCGTGCGCGACCACTTGTTGTTCGGCCGCAACGAACCCGGGTTGCAGCATCGTCATAAGAGTTGGGCCGACGCAATGTCGGCAAGTTCCCAGTCCCGGTAG